The following proteins come from a genomic window of Terribacillus aidingensis:
- a CDS encoding Gfo/Idh/MocA family oxidoreductase: MKHAVVLIGMNGYGEHYLDALLKREDITFAGIVEIYPERSSLLEKVKQRGIPIFSAVDAFYQYNRADLAIIATPIHLHTEQALYALQHGSNVLCEKPIFADMRDQLKWDQAISESGKWAAIGFNWSFTAPILELKEDIQKGLYGKPKQLKTLVLWPRNEAYFSRSAWSGKLMAPDGRQIRDSVANNAAAHFIHNMLYMLGHELKETVHIKRLEAELYRANDIETFDTCAIRMHAESGCELLFYGSHATATEQGPQFLYTFEKGYIVYDCNLDQGIITAYTEDGQERIYGNPQTNHLDKLDYCIAALTDGRDIPCTYETALGHASIIEALHQNIAAGQPFPKEAIKQTAGNLRTVIDLEQTMNACFMSGKLPYELQIPWSKPAKQADVILTLQKGSV, encoded by the coding sequence ATGAAGCATGCAGTCGTTTTAATCGGAATGAATGGATATGGGGAGCATTACTTGGATGCATTGCTGAAGCGGGAGGACATCACATTCGCCGGAATCGTGGAAATCTATCCAGAAAGAAGCAGTCTGTTGGAAAAAGTAAAGCAGCGTGGGATTCCGATATTTTCGGCGGTGGACGCTTTCTATCAATACAACCGAGCAGATTTAGCCATCATTGCCACCCCTATTCATCTGCACACAGAGCAAGCACTATATGCGCTTCAACATGGCTCAAATGTTCTTTGTGAAAAGCCGATTTTTGCCGATATGCGGGATCAATTGAAGTGGGATCAAGCAATCTCTGAATCCGGAAAGTGGGCTGCCATTGGCTTCAACTGGTCGTTTACTGCTCCAATCTTGGAGCTTAAGGAAGATATCCAGAAAGGACTCTATGGAAAGCCGAAGCAGCTGAAAACATTGGTGCTGTGGCCGCGGAATGAAGCATACTTTTCCCGTTCGGCTTGGTCGGGTAAACTGATGGCGCCGGATGGACGGCAAATTCGCGATAGTGTAGCCAATAATGCCGCTGCTCACTTCATCCATAATATGCTTTACATGCTCGGGCATGAGCTCAAGGAAACGGTGCATATCAAACGTCTGGAAGCTGAGTTGTATCGAGCCAATGATATCGAAACCTTTGATACATGTGCCATTCGCATGCATGCGGAATCTGGGTGTGAGCTGCTCTTTTATGGATCGCATGCAACAGCAACAGAGCAAGGCCCCCAATTCTTGTACACTTTTGAAAAAGGCTATATCGTATATGATTGCAATCTCGATCAAGGCATCATCACAGCGTATACAGAGGATGGTCAGGAAAGAATCTATGGAAATCCGCAGACCAATCATCTGGATAAATTGGATTATTGCATCGCTGCACTTACAGATGGAAGGGATATTCCGTGCACATATGAAACAGCGCTTGGCCACGCATCGATTATTGAGGCACTGCACCAGAATATTGCGGCTGGGCAGCCTTTCCCTAAAGAAGCAATCAAACAGACAGCGGGCAATCTTAGAACCGTTATCGATTTAGAGCAGACGATGAATGCATGTTTTATGAGTGGTAAACTGCCTTATGAATTACAGATACCTTGGAGCAAACCAGCTAAACAGGCTGATGTGATCCTGACACTTCAGAAGGGGAGCGTCTGA
- a CDS encoding TRAP transporter substrate-binding protein gives MNRAKTTWLILSVLLLGIVVLMVVAPATDAAGQEARKLTMGHIHNPNSPVYASLEEFSGELEKRTDGVLTTDIYTEGGLGDERVMLELVQNGVVDMAKVNGGVLESFYSDFSVFSLPYVFEDEEHFKRVMVSDIVKDLYEELESIGLHGIAYYDAGARSFYTADTPIQKPEDLHGLKIRTMTNTTSIRTMELLGASPTPLPAPEVYTGLQQGVIDGAESSPIALTDANHGEVAKYFSYDEHTRIPDFLIMSEKTWNSLSPEQQQAVEESAAISSENHNARWDQLIEESIKKAEDEMGVTFNELDQEPFKELVQPLIEERREDPEIAKVLDDIAALQ, from the coding sequence ATGAATCGAGCGAAAACGACGTGGCTAATTCTTTCTGTTTTGCTGCTTGGAATAGTTGTGCTGATGGTTGTCGCTCCTGCTACAGATGCTGCAGGTCAGGAGGCGAGGAAGCTGACGATGGGGCACATCCATAACCCGAATAGTCCGGTTTATGCGAGTCTGGAGGAATTCAGCGGGGAGCTTGAGAAGCGTACTGACGGTGTGCTGACAACGGATATTTATACCGAAGGCGGTCTTGGTGACGAGAGGGTAATGCTGGAGCTTGTCCAGAATGGAGTAGTCGACATGGCTAAAGTAAATGGCGGTGTACTGGAGAGCTTCTATTCCGATTTCTCCGTCTTCAGTTTGCCTTATGTATTTGAGGATGAAGAGCATTTTAAACGAGTTATGGTGTCCGATATTGTAAAAGACCTTTATGAAGAACTGGAATCCATTGGTCTGCATGGTATCGCTTATTACGATGCGGGGGCAAGGAGTTTCTATACAGCAGACACGCCGATTCAGAAGCCAGAAGACCTACATGGACTGAAAATACGTACGATGACGAATACAACATCAATCCGGACGATGGAGCTGCTTGGAGCTTCCCCTACACCGCTTCCTGCGCCGGAAGTATATACAGGGCTGCAGCAAGGTGTGATAGACGGAGCGGAGAGCAGTCCGATTGCCCTTACGGATGCGAACCATGGCGAGGTAGCCAAATACTTTTCTTACGACGAACATACGCGAATTCCTGATTTCCTCATTATGAGTGAGAAGACGTGGAATAGTCTGAGCCCGGAGCAGCAGCAGGCAGTCGAGGAATCAGCAGCGATCTCTTCGGAAAATCATAATGCGCGCTGGGACCAGCTAATCGAAGAAAGCATCAAGAAAGCAGAGGATGAGATGGGTGTTACCTTCAATGAGCTTGATCAGGAGCCATTCAAGGAACTGGTGCAGCCGCTGATCGAAGAAAGGCGGGAAGATCCGGAAATAGCGAAAGTGCTGGATGACATCGCGGCGTTACAGTAA
- a CDS encoding TRAP transporter small permease, whose product MEKVRNWVDRCILLVTCTLTVFLVAGAIWQVFTRFVLQNPSVFTEEVLRFSFIWVGLLGASYAFGVKEHIALTFLMSKWKHAKDKKAAELIIEVTVLVFMVVVFIIGGTQLMLASMTQTSPVLGLPMGYVYAALPLSGLLSVYYIVTNRLMARKEAARGRDAA is encoded by the coding sequence GTGGAAAAAGTACGGAATTGGGTTGATAGATGCATTTTGCTCGTGACGTGTACGCTGACGGTCTTCTTAGTCGCAGGTGCAATATGGCAGGTATTCACTCGATTTGTCCTGCAAAATCCGAGCGTGTTCACAGAAGAGGTGCTTCGGTTTTCCTTCATCTGGGTCGGGTTGCTTGGAGCCAGTTATGCTTTCGGAGTGAAAGAACATATCGCGCTGACGTTCCTAATGTCCAAATGGAAACATGCAAAGGACAAAAAAGCTGCCGAGTTGATCATAGAAGTGACGGTGCTGGTGTTTATGGTAGTTGTCTTTATTATCGGCGGGACACAGCTGATGCTTGCCTCGATGACACAGACTTCACCAGTCCTTGGTCTCCCGATGGGCTACGTATATGCTGCACTGCCGCTGTCTGGCTTGCTGAGTGTTTACTATATAGTCACGAATCGATTAATGGCACGCAAGGAAGCCGCTAGAGGGAGGGACGCAGCATGA
- a CDS encoding TRAP transporter large permease, whose amino-acid sequence MTSVVLAGIVLFGLFFLLIFFGVPIAISIGLSSLAAGAMLLPFDEILMVVSQQFVAGIDSFVLLSLVFFTLAGSIMNTGGIALRLINLAKLLAGRLPGSLAHTNVIGNTLFGALSGSAIASAATMGKIMAPMQKKEGYDPSYSAAVNVASAPAGLIIPPSGTPILYSVLSGGTSIGALFIAGYLPGILMSVLIMVTAYIVAKRQGYTVSEPIRFSQAAKVILDAIPSLMLIVVVIGGISFGVFTATEGAAVAILYALVLSMIYRSLKWKDIPVILRDTVMFSGVILLLIGASGAMSWILSYSKLPQMLSSGILDFSGNAAVLMLIIVLILLLVGTFMDIAPALLIFTPILLPVALEFGVDPVHFGTIMSMGLAIGTITPPVGTVLFIGSKVGNVTVEQMTKPLLLFYIPVFVAFLAVAYIPALSLWLPELMGVLNK is encoded by the coding sequence ATGACGAGTGTCGTTCTTGCAGGTATCGTCTTATTCGGGTTGTTTTTTCTCTTGATTTTCTTCGGTGTTCCGATTGCAATCAGCATTGGCTTGTCGTCGTTGGCAGCTGGAGCCATGCTGCTGCCATTTGATGAGATTTTAATGGTCGTTTCACAGCAGTTTGTCGCTGGTATCGATAGCTTTGTCTTGTTATCCCTTGTCTTCTTTACATTGGCTGGAAGTATCATGAATACGGGCGGAATCGCTTTGCGTTTGATCAATTTGGCCAAACTTTTGGCGGGGCGCCTTCCAGGTTCCTTGGCTCACACAAACGTCATCGGAAACACTCTTTTCGGAGCCTTATCTGGTTCTGCTATTGCATCAGCTGCAACGATGGGGAAAATCATGGCACCTATGCAGAAGAAAGAAGGCTATGATCCATCTTATTCTGCAGCAGTCAACGTAGCTTCTGCACCGGCTGGTTTGATCATTCCGCCAAGCGGTACGCCAATTTTATACTCTGTTCTAAGTGGTGGTACGTCGATTGGCGCACTGTTCATTGCGGGTTATTTGCCTGGTATTTTGATGTCTGTTCTGATTATGGTAACGGCTTACATAGTTGCAAAAAGACAGGGATATACGGTATCTGAACCAATCCGCTTCTCTCAGGCTGCCAAAGTTATCCTGGATGCTATCCCGAGTTTGATGCTGATTGTGGTCGTCATCGGAGGAATTTCTTTTGGGGTCTTTACGGCTACAGAGGGAGCGGCTGTAGCAATCCTGTACGCTCTGGTGCTTAGCATGATCTATCGCAGTCTGAAATGGAAGGATATCCCGGTGATTCTTCGTGATACAGTCATGTTCTCCGGCGTCATCCTTCTGTTAATTGGAGCCTCAGGGGCTATGTCTTGGATTCTATCATACTCCAAGCTGCCGCAGATGCTTTCATCTGGGATACTTGATTTCAGTGGTAATGCAGCCGTGCTGATGCTGATTATTGTTCTGATTCTATTGCTTGTCGGCACTTTTATGGATATCGCTCCTGCATTGCTGATTTTCACACCCATCCTGCTGCCTGTTGCTCTGGAATTCGGTGTGGATCCAGTCCATTTTGGGACAATTATGTCGATGGGACTTGCTATCGGTACAATTACACCACCGGTGGGAACGGTACTCTTTATTGGATCCAAGGTTGGCAATGTTACTGTGGAACAAATGACAAAACCATTACTGCTGTTCTACATTCCTGTGTTCGTTGCTTTCCTTGCAGTAGCTTATATTCCGGCACTGAGTCTATGGCTGCCTGAGCTTATGGGTGTACTCAATAAATAA
- a CDS encoding DUF1206 domain-containing protein, translated as MADKQEAKQKAKETKEETKPWIRRFGRIGYMSQGIVYALIGVLALLAALHVGGDTTDTGGMLQKLAGMPFGNVLLWLIGIGLIGYVCWDAILAIKDPNKEGNGNRTKGIIIRIGYGVSTVIYASIAFNALRFAATNQGSGGGSEQSLTAKLLTYPFGQWLVAAVGLIIIGYGIYEFFSGVSGSFMNRFKTAEMNKHEKRAARQAGRIGLISRGIVFGIVGFFFVLTAIQSDPDEAKGLDGALAEVSQQPYGRWLLAIVSVGFILFGVYSIIRGRYESMSFGKNA; from the coding sequence ATGGCCGATAAACAAGAAGCTAAACAAAAAGCAAAGGAGACAAAGGAAGAAACAAAGCCATGGATTCGGAGGTTTGGTCGAATCGGTTATATGTCTCAGGGGATAGTCTATGCCCTCATCGGTGTTCTTGCACTCTTAGCCGCGCTTCATGTGGGAGGAGATACGACTGACACAGGTGGTATGCTGCAAAAACTGGCGGGTATGCCCTTTGGAAATGTTTTGTTATGGCTGATCGGAATAGGATTAATCGGGTATGTATGCTGGGATGCGATACTAGCCATCAAGGACCCGAACAAAGAAGGAAACGGAAACCGTACAAAAGGGATCATTATTCGCATAGGCTATGGCGTCAGCACGGTCATATATGCCAGTATTGCATTTAATGCGCTTCGTTTTGCTGCCACGAATCAAGGAAGCGGCGGAGGGAGCGAGCAATCCCTGACAGCAAAGCTTCTTACATATCCCTTCGGACAGTGGCTGGTTGCAGCAGTCGGACTTATTATCATCGGATACGGCATCTATGAATTTTTCAGTGGTGTGTCTGGAAGCTTTATGAATCGATTCAAGACAGCTGAAATGAATAAGCACGAAAAACGTGCTGCCCGCCAAGCAGGCCGCATCGGTTTGATAAGCAGAGGCATTGTTTTCGGCATAGTTGGATTCTTCTTCGTCCTTACAGCTATTCAGTCTGATCCAGATGAAGCGAAAGGACTGGATGGGGCGCTGGCAGAAGTTTCGCAGCAGCCATACGGACGCTGGCTCCTTGCAATTGTATCTGTTGGGTTCATTTTGTTCGGGGTGTATAGTATCATTCGAGGCCGGTATGAGAGCATGAGCTTCGGGAAGAATGCATAA
- a CDS encoding DUF1641 domain-containing protein, protein MSETNESVSQSQQDLAAQLLKPEVQESLTSLIEQLPKINELVNALTASYDFAQAVATDDVLKSDTVNAITEVLHPVTDSVKTVAQTAIEAKDRAETSNETIGLFGLLRLMKDPQAQKMFRFVQSYLEVANEKERQKQK, encoded by the coding sequence ATGTCAGAAACAAACGAAAGTGTTAGCCAGAGCCAACAGGACCTAGCTGCGCAATTGCTAAAACCTGAAGTGCAAGAATCATTGACTTCTTTGATTGAACAGCTTCCAAAAATCAATGAACTTGTGAACGCTTTGACTGCTTCTTACGACTTCGCACAAGCTGTAGCAACAGATGATGTGTTGAAATCCGATACAGTTAATGCAATTACAGAAGTACTTCATCCAGTGACAGATTCTGTGAAAACAGTTGCCCAAACTGCGATTGAAGCTAAAGACCGTGCAGAAACAAGCAACGAAACAATCGGCCTTTTTGGTCTGCTTCGTCTGATGAAGGATCCACAAGCGCAGAAGATGTTCCGTTTTGTTCAGAGCTATCTTGAAGTAGCGAACGAAAAAGAAAGACAAAAACAAAAATAA
- a CDS encoding NAD(P)/FAD-dependent oxidoreductase — protein MAKNIVILGAGYGGVLAAQTVRKYYSKAQANVTLINKTPTHQIITELHRLAAGSISEQAVAMPVEKLLKGLDVDFKVATVDSFNVDKKEVVLAGGNTLSYDALVVGLGSKTAYFGIPGLEENSLVLKSADDANKVYNQIQDKIKAYAASKNPADATILIGGGGLTGVELVGEIADKLASFCLPHGVDPKEIKLQLVEAGPKILPMLPQHLIDRAQSSLEKRGVEFLLGLPVTNVVGNVVELKDGQKIETNTFVWTGGVQALPMVAESGLETDRGRATVNNFLQSKSHQDVFVVGDSAVYFGEDGRPWPPTAQIAWQMGELVGYNLFAYLEGKTMENFSPINSGTLASLGRRDAVAFIGANQTPLKGLPATMMKEASNIRYLTHVKGLFSLAY, from the coding sequence ATGGCAAAGAATATCGTTATTTTAGGCGCCGGTTACGGCGGAGTCTTAGCCGCTCAAACCGTACGTAAGTATTACAGCAAAGCGCAAGCAAATGTAACGCTTATCAATAAAACACCTACACACCAAATCATCACTGAGCTTCACCGTCTTGCAGCGGGCAGCATTTCCGAGCAAGCAGTGGCAATGCCAGTTGAGAAGCTTTTGAAAGGTTTGGATGTAGACTTCAAAGTAGCAACAGTAGATAGCTTTAATGTCGACAAGAAGGAAGTAGTTCTTGCTGGCGGAAATACACTTTCTTACGATGCTTTAGTAGTAGGTCTTGGAAGTAAGACTGCTTACTTTGGTATCCCTGGATTGGAAGAAAACAGCCTTGTTTTGAAATCAGCAGATGATGCAAACAAAGTTTACAACCAAATCCAAGATAAAATTAAAGCATATGCAGCATCTAAGAATCCTGCAGACGCGACTATCCTTATCGGTGGCGGTGGTTTGACTGGTGTTGAGCTAGTCGGCGAAATCGCGGACAAGCTAGCTTCTTTCTGCTTGCCTCACGGTGTGGATCCAAAAGAAATCAAGCTTCAGCTTGTTGAAGCTGGTCCGAAGATCCTTCCGATGCTTCCACAGCATCTAATTGACCGTGCGCAATCCAGCTTGGAAAAACGCGGCGTAGAATTCTTGCTTGGCTTGCCTGTAACGAACGTAGTAGGCAATGTCGTAGAATTAAAAGACGGTCAGAAAATCGAAACAAATACATTTGTATGGACAGGCGGCGTACAAGCGCTTCCAATGGTAGCTGAATCTGGATTGGAAACAGATCGCGGTCGTGCGACTGTGAACAATTTCCTTCAGTCTAAGAGCCACCAAGATGTATTCGTTGTCGGTGACAGTGCTGTATACTTCGGTGAAGACGGTCGTCCTTGGCCTCCAACAGCACAGATCGCTTGGCAAATGGGCGAGCTAGTAGGATATAACCTATTCGCTTACCTTGAAGGCAAAACAATGGAAAACTTCAGCCCGATCAACTCCGGTACACTTGCGAGCCTTGGCCGCAGGGACGCTGTAGCATTCATCGGTGCGAACCAAACACCATTGAAAGGTCTTCCTGCTACAATGATGAAAGAAGCAAGTAACATCCGCTACTTGACTCACGTAAAAGGACTATTCAGCCTAGCTTACTAA
- a CDS encoding ion channel: MLIFIRLWKSITGFNFLAIALASVLVVLIGTVGIHVIEKDNFPSLFDGFWWTMTTVTTVGYGDFYPETVRGRLLGIFLFLFGIGVIGVLIGKIVDGASAYNRMQREGKLMIKRKGHYIYIGWSKKVKRSIEEVLASEENAFIVVVDDRKEHPFDHEQVAFVQGDPSDETTLIQANLLEAARVAVFSDPELESTLLADAKTLLIASAVEGLSKKENTNIHTVVEINNETHIPKFEHISIDDFILSNDSVSLLMAKAVMAPGTSNLFRQLLSKQYGTNIFEIHPDSVWKTYQDAQEALTREGMVLLCINQDMNYLNKRETSLQSEDRLYILASDETYEKFSQRVVQ; the protein is encoded by the coding sequence ATGCTAATTTTCATTCGTTTATGGAAGAGCATCACTGGGTTCAATTTTCTGGCAATAGCTTTAGCGTCTGTCCTTGTCGTGCTGATAGGAACCGTCGGTATTCATGTAATCGAAAAAGATAATTTCCCATCTTTGTTCGATGGATTCTGGTGGACGATGACAACTGTAACCACAGTCGGATATGGAGATTTTTATCCAGAGACGGTACGCGGAAGACTGCTTGGAATCTTTTTGTTCTTATTCGGAATCGGCGTAATTGGTGTATTGATCGGAAAGATTGTAGACGGTGCCTCAGCTTATAATCGCATGCAAAGGGAGGGGAAATTGATGATCAAAAGGAAGGGGCATTATATCTATATCGGTTGGTCAAAAAAGGTGAAGAGATCAATTGAGGAAGTGCTGGCAAGTGAAGAAAATGCCTTTATTGTCGTTGTTGATGATAGGAAAGAGCATCCATTCGATCATGAACAAGTTGCTTTTGTACAAGGAGATCCATCTGATGAAACGACTTTGATACAAGCAAATCTCCTGGAAGCAGCACGCGTTGCTGTGTTCTCAGATCCCGAACTGGAATCTACACTATTAGCAGATGCTAAAACACTTCTGATAGCTTCAGCGGTCGAAGGGCTTTCCAAAAAAGAAAATACGAATATACATACTGTTGTAGAAATCAATAATGAAACACATATTCCTAAGTTTGAGCATATATCCATTGACGATTTTATTCTATCCAATGACTCCGTTTCCCTTTTGATGGCCAAAGCTGTGATGGCGCCGGGAACATCCAATCTCTTCCGTCAGCTATTGAGCAAACAGTACGGGACTAATATTTTTGAGATACATCCTGACTCTGTTTGGAAAACATATCAAGATGCGCAGGAAGCGCTGACGAGAGAGGGGATGGTCCTGCTTTGTATCAATCAGGATATGAACTACCTAAATAAAAGAGAAACCTCCCTTCAATCTGAAGACAGGCTGTATATCCTGGCAAGTGATGAAACTTATGAAAAATTCTCACAACGTGTTGTACAGTAG
- a CDS encoding MFS transporter — protein sequence MKNYRLRAIGMLIAIACASCGDWLYLIALNLKVYEQADHAAAAVAILYMIKPAAGLLMNSWAGSIIDRLDNRKLMILLYGIRIAGITGMIMAASLWQIYVLVFIVAAAGAIFEPASLPYITGLIHKRHWKRFNSYRAIADGSGFVLGPAAAGILVGAGSVEVALGANILLLLAAVSICIALPSVKVSLEERAEKGWLKVWRKDWYLVTAFSKKFVMLTLLLLLFSCITVMTAAVDSMEVAFSAEAIGLSESAYGLLVSIAGIGFISGSVLLTIVSHHFRSIQLLSYGGAGGALGYILFAYSQSFLPASVGVFILSGALAFANAGYMTYMQEHIPIEQMGRMMSMYQSIEAILIIVMTAVLAVINQLTDVAAAVQIGCLIMLSLAVVLILISKSASVRGEA from the coding sequence ATGAAAAACTACCGTTTACGTGCTATTGGAATGCTGATAGCAATTGCGTGTGCATCCTGTGGGGATTGGCTGTATTTGATTGCTTTGAATTTAAAGGTATACGAGCAGGCAGATCATGCTGCGGCAGCTGTTGCAATTCTTTATATGATCAAACCGGCAGCTGGATTACTTATGAATAGCTGGGCTGGCAGTATCATTGACCGGCTGGATAATCGGAAGCTGATGATTTTGTTATATGGTATAAGGATTGCAGGAATAACCGGTATGATCATGGCCGCTTCTCTCTGGCAAATATATGTGCTGGTTTTTATCGTTGCTGCTGCAGGTGCTATCTTCGAACCTGCCAGTTTACCGTATATAACGGGTTTGATTCATAAAAGACACTGGAAGAGATTCAATTCCTATCGTGCAATTGCAGATGGCAGTGGCTTTGTATTAGGGCCGGCAGCTGCAGGGATTTTAGTTGGCGCAGGATCTGTTGAGGTTGCATTAGGCGCTAATATCCTATTGTTACTGGCAGCAGTTAGTATATGCATAGCTTTGCCATCTGTAAAAGTTAGCTTGGAAGAAAGGGCGGAGAAGGGTTGGCTAAAAGTTTGGAGAAAGGATTGGTATCTTGTTACAGCATTCAGTAAAAAATTCGTCATGCTGACCCTGTTGCTGCTGTTGTTCAGCTGCATCACTGTCATGACTGCAGCTGTCGATTCTATGGAAGTTGCGTTTTCTGCAGAAGCAATCGGATTATCAGAATCTGCTTACGGACTGCTTGTAAGTATTGCTGGAATCGGTTTTATTTCGGGTTCTGTACTGTTGACTATCGTGAGTCACCATTTCCGTTCCATTCAACTGCTTTCTTACGGAGGAGCTGGAGGGGCCTTAGGGTATATATTGTTTGCTTATTCTCAAAGCTTTCTCCCTGCAAGTGTGGGTGTATTCATATTATCTGGTGCACTGGCTTTTGCGAATGCTGGGTATATGACTTATATGCAGGAGCATATTCCAATCGAGCAAATGGGCCGGATGATGAGTATGTATCAATCAATAGAAGCCATACTGATTATCGTGATGACAGCAGTTTTGGCCGTTATCAATCAGCTGACGGATGTAGCTGCAGCGGTGCAAATCGGCTGCCTGATCATGCTCTCGCTGGCGGTAGTATTAATCTTAATCAGCAAAAGTGCATCAGTGCGAGGAGAAGCCTGA
- the chrA gene encoding chromate efflux transporter, with protein MTHDQKKISSLLEIFIISFRLGCTSFGGPIAHLGYFQETYVRNKRWIDEHTYANLVALSQFLPGPASSQVGIGIGIIRGGIVGGIISFIGFTLPSVLILILFALFLGQTNLSNAGWIQGLKLVAVAVVAHAILGMSKKLTANPLTKGIALGTLVLTLLWPHQLAQLLALLLAAGVGYLLFHPKLNEEESGHLHISISKKTGVICLSLFFLLLAGLPALRAITDAPLLAMADSFYRAGSLVFGGGHVVLPLLEREFVPTGLISQQDFLAGYGAAQAVPGPLFTFAAYLGTVLYGWQGGLLATAAIFLPAFLLLIGALPFWSSLQKNSSFRKAFAGINAAVVGILISAFFIPIWSSTIHSSIDIAFAAIFFSLLNFWKVPAWVIVLFGAACGIIL; from the coding sequence ATGACGCATGACCAAAAAAAGATATCATCTCTTCTTGAAATCTTTATTATTTCTTTTCGTTTAGGCTGTACATCGTTCGGTGGCCCGATTGCCCATCTCGGTTATTTTCAGGAGACGTATGTACGGAATAAACGCTGGATCGATGAACACACATATGCCAATTTGGTTGCACTGAGCCAGTTCCTTCCCGGACCTGCCAGCAGTCAAGTCGGTATTGGCATCGGAATTATAAGAGGCGGTATTGTAGGAGGAATTATCTCGTTTATCGGGTTTACCTTGCCTTCAGTTCTGATACTCATTCTGTTCGCTCTATTTCTTGGACAAACGAATCTTTCAAATGCAGGCTGGATTCAGGGCCTGAAGCTCGTCGCCGTTGCAGTCGTTGCTCATGCCATACTTGGAATGAGCAAAAAGCTCACAGCAAACCCCCTCACAAAGGGAATTGCCTTAGGCACCCTAGTTCTTACACTTTTATGGCCTCATCAATTGGCACAGCTGCTGGCACTATTGCTTGCGGCTGGTGTTGGATACCTCCTGTTTCATCCGAAACTAAACGAAGAGGAATCAGGTCATTTACACATTTCTATCAGTAAGAAGACCGGAGTAATCTGTCTTAGTCTTTTTTTCCTTTTATTAGCCGGTCTTCCTGCGCTGCGTGCGATAACAGATGCTCCGCTTCTTGCTATGGCCGACAGCTTCTATCGTGCAGGCTCACTCGTTTTTGGAGGCGGTCATGTTGTCCTTCCGCTTTTAGAGCGTGAATTCGTCCCAACTGGTTTAATCAGTCAGCAAGACTTCCTTGCTGGATACGGAGCCGCCCAGGCAGTCCCCGGACCACTCTTCACATTTGCAGCGTATCTAGGGACAGTTCTTTATGGGTGGCAAGGTGGATTGCTAGCTACCGCAGCTATTTTTCTGCCAGCTTTTCTGCTCTTAATCGGAGCCTTGCCATTCTGGTCGAGTCTGCAGAAAAACAGCAGCTTCCGCAAAGCCTTTGCCGGTATCAATGCCGCAGTTGTAGGAATTTTGATCAGTGCATTCTTTATTCCTATCTGGTCATCGACGATCCATTCATCAATTGATATTGCATTTGCCGCTATTTTCTTCAGTCTTCTGAATTTCTGGAAGGTTCCAGCTTGGGTTATCGTATTGTTCGGCGCCGCGTGCGGTATTATTTTATAG
- a CDS encoding TetR/AcrR family transcriptional regulator, with translation MYGTVKKKESTKELILRTASELFQRQGYHGTGLNQIIEESGAPKGSLYYHFPNGKEEIAVEAIKLMKEHLLVGAENDLNEKDTAAEAFQYHIHKIASDFEKKHQMEGVQIGLIASETASTHEVLRNSCQHAYADWQALYANRLIAFGYEKEMAKDLAVTINALIEGAVTLALTSASGSPLYSVARQLPSLLKQ, from the coding sequence TTGTATGGGACAGTGAAAAAGAAGGAAAGCACAAAAGAACTCATCTTACGTACCGCTTCAGAGCTGTTCCAGCGACAAGGCTATCATGGCACAGGCTTGAATCAGATTATTGAGGAAAGCGGTGCTCCTAAAGGTTCGCTGTACTATCATTTCCCGAATGGGAAAGAAGAGATTGCAGTAGAAGCAATTAAGCTGATGAAGGAGCATCTCCTCGTAGGAGCCGAAAATGATCTTAACGAGAAGGATACTGCAGCAGAGGCTTTTCAGTACCATATCCATAAGATTGCTTCCGATTTTGAAAAAAAACATCAAATGGAAGGTGTTCAAATCGGACTGATTGCGTCAGAAACTGCGTCAACTCATGAAGTGCTGCGAAACAGCTGCCAGCATGCCTATGCGGACTGGCAGGCATTATACGCAAATCGATTGATTGCTTTTGGCTATGAAAAGGAAATGGCGAAGGATCTGGCAGTTACGATAAATGCCTTGATAGAAGGTGCAGTGACCCTGGCTCTGACAAGTGCATCGGGAAGCCCGCTGTATAGTGTGGCAAGACAGCTTCCGTCATTACTTAAACAATAA